In the Ictidomys tridecemlineatus isolate mIctTri1 chromosome 10, mIctTri1.hap1, whole genome shotgun sequence genome, tgagtcattgggattacagacatgtgcaaACATGCCCAGTTGTTTGTCTATTCCGAACATATCTCTTCTATTCCAGGTTTAGAAACATGATCTCATATTTGTtccattatttttatagttttttttttttgtgtgtgtgtgtgtgtgtgtgtgtgacgggggggggggagagagggaggggaattTAACTATTGATTAGCTGGAGATGGTGGGCAACTTTCTTAGTATTGCCAACTCTTAGTTTTCTTATCCATTAAGTAGGGATAATATTTTGTTCTTCATATGTTTGAATAGGCCATTAAATGTttgacctatttatttatttatttattttttattagttgctcgagacaatacaatgatctttgTTTGACCTATTTAGAGGGGAACAAttgctttattattataaatattttttgcagtacttgaACTTTGGGGTGAACTACATCCCCggttctgtttaattttatttcaattctgGGTCACAttaaattgcccatgctggcctcaaacttgtgatcccctccttcctcagcctcctgaatcactaggattacaggtgtgggccactgtgcctggcttccagTGCTGGAGATTAAGCCCAGGGCCtcttgtatgctaggcaagtgctctagcactgatgTCCACCCCCACTCTATTATGTTATTAATTGTGTGTTATGGCATTTGACATTTTACCCTAATCCTTTGTGTATCTGGCTCTTTCATTAAGCCTGTCTTCAGTGATAGGAAATATGGTTTCCTCCAGTGCCTATCCAGGTGCTTGGCATTTAGCAAGtgtttaaatgtttgtttaataAATGGATCTGTTGGTTGAATGGATTAACAACATAGAATAAAAACCAAGTacaagctgggcactgtggtacatgcctgtaatcccagcggtttgtgaggctgaggcaggacgattgagaattcaaagccaaccccaacaatggcgaggtgctaagcaaatcagtgagacctgtctctaaataaaatacaaaatagggctggggatgtggctcagaggttgagtactcctgagttcaatccctggtaacaacgacaacaacaacaaaagtataaaaggggaaatgaataaatatgaagcagtttttatatgaaattaaacACAAAACTAAAGTAAAACTAGGGCAGAGAAAAAACTTAGATATAACTATTTAATACCTATATGGGTTCTTGTTCAAGTATGGGCTCCAAAAGGACTGAGGTTCTACTGACTGAAATAGTAGAAGTTTAAGTGAGCAGGCATTTTTCTTCAGAGAGTCTATAGTCAGATTATAGTTCCAGGAGGCCAGGGATCAGAAATACTTTGCCCACCAATGTATTCCTAGCTTGCAGCATAGAACCTGGTGGCCAAGAGATGTTTATGACTGGATGAAATGCTTTCATCAGATCTtcaagtttttttggtttttttgggggggggcggtgggtgggggcagggggcaggtactagggattgaactcaaaggcaggcagccactgagccacatcccaagccctattttgtattctatttagagacagggtctcaatgagttgcttagtgcttcaccattgctgaggctggctttgaacttgtgatcttcctgcttcagtttacagagccgctgggattacaggtgtgtgccatcacgcccagttcctcacacatgctaaacaagtgcccttccactgagccacaatcccagcccctcaaagggtttttttttttttttaaacccttcaAATAAcctagaaggaaaaaataaaccaaaaaaaaccaGATCTCTGGGAAAAGCTTTATGCAGGCCAGAACTCTGGGAGGAATTTATCAACATGGAATGATCAAGAAaccctccctccatctcctttAAGGGACTAAGTGATTCTCAACTGGCTTTTTGATTCTCACAGATTAGGCTGTGCCAAGCTTGATTCATAAACCGACTTCTGTCACCTACCATCTGTGTGACCTTCATTAAATTATTTAGGCTAGAGAGCAGGTTTCCATAGTAACGTTCACCTTGAAGGCCTATAGGGTGGATTTCTTCAAAAGGGATGATATAGCATTGGAGTGTTAAGGTGTACAACTAACGTTATGTCTTCTGTTCCCCCTGCCGCACGtgcttttttccctttgtaaaaTATCTGTTCACAGGGAGGGCcatggggcacacctgtaattccagtgactccagaggctgaggcaggagttaacatgttggaggtcagcctgagcaacttagcaagaacctaagccacttaatgagattctgtttcataataaacataaaaggtgGGCTCtcctatagtcccagtggctcgggagtctgaggcagaagaatcccaggttcaaagccagcctcagcaacagtgaggtgctaagcaacttggtgagaccctgtctctaaataaaatacaaaatagggctggggatgtggttcagtaattgaatgcccctgagttcaatccctagtaccttaaataaataaataaggctgagaatgtaactcagtggtaaactgcccctgggttcaaactccaataacaaaacaaacaaaacagccaTTTGTTCATGGCAGTATATGAGAATTCTCTGGACTCAAGTCCATTCCTTGTTCTAATCAGTTTGCCTCTACTAGTCCACAGAATTACTTAGTTTAGCcacataaaaatatcaattatgaTCATTTACAAGAACTCTGTCCAAGTATGCATAATGACTTCACAATACAAGAATAATGAGGGAAATTCACATTTGTTGCTCTCCTGTGGTGTATCAGTACTATGCTGGGCACTTTGATGCCTATCTTACCCTGAAATTAGACTTCTCAGTATATAAAAGAATTGACAAAGATCTAGCCAGATGGGTATTAATTTTGTAACTGGATCATAGCACGCATTTAAAAAAACTGTTAACTGAATAAACTGTTTGGGGTTTTAAACTAAATTTCAAAAATGGTTAAGCATGGGCAGATGTGCTCCTAGCTTTGTAATGGGACTAGAATTTGGTGAGTTCTCTGGGGAACCTCCCTGTACATCTCCAgcaggtttttctattttttattttgagacagggtctggctaagttacaTAGGgactcactaacttgctgaggctggctttgaacttgagatcctcctgcctcagcctccagaaccactgggattagaCCAAATGGTCTGTGGACCTCACCCAGTGaaccagaatcttttttttttttttttttttatatttattttttagttctcggcggacacaacatctttgttggtatgtggtgctgaggatcgaacctgggccgcacgcatgccgggcgagcgcgctaccgcttgagccacatccccagcccgaaccAGAATCTTGTGGGAAAGAAATTGGTATTAGGAAACTTGGGCTGAAGTTCTGGTTGAGGCTTAACTGGGTTGAGTGACTTGGGGTAAGTCTCTATCCTCTCTGGGCCTTAGCTTAGCATATGAAAAACAATGGAGGGGGTTATTATTGAGCTTGTTCAGTTATTGAATATTTCCCAAACTTATATTCTAAGGTTCCCTAtcagtcatgtttatttttcctttgagataAAAATACTTCCTGTGCTTGGAGCTTCAATGAAATCAATCAATGACATTTATAAAGCACCTATTATATACATTCTAGGAgactccagcctcagcaacaatttgagactgtctaaaaattaaaatgaatgaatgaatgaatgaatggagctggagatgtagttctGTATGGGactgcccctggattcaatcctcagtaccacaaaaaaaaaaaaaaaaaaaaaaaagactttttgcCGCTCAATGATTATGGTACCCTTGGCAAAAATCATTTGACCATCTATGCAAAGGTTTTTGCGCCATAAAACTTTTGCAATTGGTGGTACAGAAACCATGTGGTATCTGCCTTAAGAAAGCTATGGTTAAGATCGGTTAAATGCTCAGTATTTGTCCACTGGCTGTGTGCTCAGTGGGCACGGGGCACATGTTTTTCCACGCTTTGCCTCCATGGAACCAGTGTGACAAGCTGTCCATTCCCAAAGGGGCATGGATAGAGTCAGGACTTGAACCCAGAGTTCCTGGCTCCATGTGTCATGCTATTTCAGGTCAGAGAGTCTCATCTCTAACATGTGCTCAGAAGTGAAATGAGAAGGTCGCTACCGTGCAGCCTGGCGGCTCCAGGCTCCTAGGCACTTAGGAGTCACTAAAAGCCAGCGGCTATACTTCAGGTGCAGACTTTAAGAATTCCGAAGGTGCCAGAGCAGCGGATCTCTAACTCTCCCAGTCCGGAAGGACCGAGTCCTGAAGCGGGAGCCCCACCCCACCGGGCGGTCGGACCCTAAGTCCTTCCCCGGAACCTGGGCGCGGCTGGCCGGCGCTATTGGCGCGGGTGGAGGACGAACAACAGAAAAATGCCTGCGACGAGATTTGCGCGGAAACTCTCCAGGGTCTTTCGGGACAGGGGCCTGGGCGTTCTAAGAGGGCTCCACCAGTAGTTCCCTCGCCTCTCTGGCGTTTCCTCGTCTCCCGCAGAGTTGTCCCCGCCCCTTGGTCCCTCGGTTAGGTTTCCTTTTGGTACGCCCCCACCCTGACTTAGGCGAGACGGGCCACTGCGCATGCGAGCCccgctgggggggggggcgggacgGGCGGGGAGTGGGGGGGAGAGGGAAGCGCGGAGCCGACCCCGCCCCTTCGCGGCTCCACGCGTGACGTCGCGGGGGGCGCTGGCCTCCGCCCGGCTCCGAGCGGTGAGAGCTAGCGGCGGGCCGACTCGACACCGCCAGATCCGGAAGGGATGCGGGTGTCGAGATTCTTCCTAAGGGGGctttggggaggaggggaggcccaGGTGCCCCACCAGCCGCTGACCCCAAGGCTCTGCCCTACCCCCTCCTGTTTTTCCCTTTCCAAAAATGCCTGGACGGGTGGCTGGGCAGGAGCTGAGCATTGGTGACACCTGCATTTCCGTggctccctccttcttcctccaccCCATACATTTAACTCCTCCTTCCAGAAGTTCTTTCCCATCGGGCTGTCGCTTCTTGTGCGGAACGGAGTACTTGGAAAGCAGGAGACAGGAGACCAGTTGCAGACGCTGGCCTTACCACTTCTATGTTAAAGTCCTagagcttcagtttctttcaaaatattctaGCCTTGCCTCACCTGGTTTTTGAAGATCAGTATGGCAGAGAAAGGAAACAGACATCTGTTGAGTATCTGCGTGGCCAAGTAAAAGCAGATAACCTGTCTGCGACATTTAATCCTATGAATTTGGTGTTCTTAAAACTCCGATTAAGTTCACAGAGGTTAACTGACTTGGTTTTACATAGCTAATGAGTAGCAGAGCTACCAGACCAAGTAGCTCCAAAGGTGGGACCTTCTAGTGAAATACTCTGGCTGGAGCTGTTCTTTCACCAAACACTATCCCAGAACAGTGGCTTCCCCTTTCTCTGGCTGAGaattcttcctttcattctcctttttccAGCATAGAATGCTCTGCTCTACTTCTGCCTTGATTGTTTCAAAAGTGAAATTCAGCAGATATTTATTAAGTGATACAGAGAGATGAATTTTTGGAGTCAAGACCCTTGGATTCTTGTCTGGGTCCTGTCATTTATTGGCTGTGTGGTTTAGGGCAAGTGCCTTGTCTTGTCTGAGCTTTAGCTTCCCTTTGTATAAAATGGGTGAGTGCCTCCTGACCAGTGGGCTCTTGTCCAGTTCTCCCCCATTGTCCTCCGCAGGCTCTCCACAGAGGTCCATACCCCTCTGCTCCCCATGGGCAGCTGCCAGGCAGGGCACAACTTGCATCTCTTTCTGGTCCACCACCCACCTCTGGTTTGTGCCACTTTGATCCTGCTGCTTCTTGGCCTCTCGGGCCTGGGCCTTGGTGGCTACCTCCTTACCCACAGGACTGGCCTGCGCAGCCCTGACATCCCTCAGGTGAGTATCCTCCGGCTCACCCTTCCCCTGTAGACCTGCTCCTGCTGCTGATCTCATCTCACCTCTCTCCCATCCTCCTTTTGAACACAGGACTGGGTGTCCTTTTTGAGATCTTTTGGACAGATGACCCTGTGCCCCATGAATGGGACAGTCACAGGGAAGTGGCCAGGGTCTCACGTCGTGGGCTTACTGACCACCTTGAACTTCGGAGATGGTCCAGACAGGAACAAGACCCAGACATTCCAAACAAAGATTCCGGGTAGTCAGATAGGATTGAAAGGTGAGATTGGGAAGGATTGGGGGCCCAGCATTGGAACACTGAGGGCCAGGCCCTGCTTCTGACCTCACCAACCTGGTGACCTTGGGAACTTCTCTGCACTGTAGTCACTCCTACTAAAATAAGAACTCGATACTGggaccagggttgtggctcagtggtagagtgcttgcctagcatgtgtgaggcactaggttcaatctctggcatcacataaaaaataaataagtaaataaacaaataaaataaaggtattgtgcccatctacaactaaaaacaaaaaatttaaagaaaaaaaagaactcaatacTTATAGTGAACATGCTGTCTACAGtgtaagttctctctctctcttttttggtacaggggattggaCCAAGGGgccttaactactgagccatatccccagatctttttttgaattttatttagagacagagtctcactgagttgcttagggccttgctaagatgctgaggctggtcttgaactttcaatcctcctgcctcagcctcccaagctgctgggattacaggcatgcaccaccacatctgactTACAGTGTGGTTTCTCTGTTTTGTCTTTCTATTTCCAGTTCTGCAGTTCTTTGATTCCATCCTTGGAATTGTGATAATATGGGCTAGGTTTGACTCAATTGTTTTTTCTCATAATCATCTCTTCTTAGAGGCACCATTTTCCCTCAGGGATATCAGAGACTATGTTCTGTTCAATTAAACTAGTATCTTAAGTGCCTATTGTATCAGAGACTATGTTCTGTTCAATTAAACTAGTATCTTAAGTGCCTATTGTATGCTTAGCATAGCTCTGTGTGCAGAACAATATTAGACACCATTATTTACCAAACAGCTTATAATCTTCTGGGAAAATGATGAGATGGATGGTCTAGTAGGCACCATTAATTTCTGGGTGACATCtgatctcagttttcttatctaaaaaATGGGGAGATAAAgccgggtatggtggcacatgcctataatcccagcaactcaggaggctgaggcaggaggattgcaagttcaaggccagtctcatcaacttaatgaggccctaaacaacttagcaagactctgtctcaaaataaaaactaaaaggttggggatgtggcctagtggtttaagcacccctgggttcaatccctagtaccaaaaaaagagagagacacagaggagagaagggtaaaattttcagatttcaatACTCTCATTCTAAGATTCTCTTATGAGTCACATGTGTCTGTGTATGTTCAAGTGTACACGTATGTGaacaaagaataagaataagaTCTGTTTTGTGCCTATCAGAATGGAGAGGAACAGCCCTGGAGGAGACTGGGGAGAGGTGATGGTGGGTGGAGGGAGATGGCAGGGATAAAGTCCAGGAGAGTTGGTGGAGATGGGGGTTGGAAACAAATTGCTCAAAAGCCAGGGTTTTCTCCATTCCAGCTTGTATGTCTTTTGCAGCCATCCCCAAAGATATTGGTGAAGTTGCTTGTCCATATTCTCATTCCCAGCAGGGAGCCCCCTTCCTGAGGGAGCTCCCTTCCTGAGGACCACTGGAGGGTTTTAGTGATGATGAATAGCACATATTTTTTTTACCTGTGTCGTTGAAAATAGACCCATAGTGCTGCAGCTTCTGCAGGCCTTTCCTTCCCTGATCTCCAAGAGCCTAGGGAGTCCTCTTCCTCTTTGTCATGTGTTTGGAGctttggagaaaaaatagaataGGCTCATTAAGGGGTCCTTGGGATCTCATTGAATAAATGTTGGGGGTAGGGAACAGGCTGAATAGAATTTGCAGATTAGAGGCTGGTaggtgtgtaagtgtgtgtgtgtgtgtgtgtgtgtgtgtgtgtgtgtgttaattatgttaatttccataatttaaaaattaggaggTTTCACAAAAGAATCCacatttccagttctctctctctttctctctctctctctctctgtctctctctctctggtaccaggaattgagcccagggatgctttaccactgagctacatccccagcccatttcatttttctattttgagacaaggccttgctaaactgctgaggctggcctcaaacttgtgatcctttacctcagcctcccaggtagctgggatatAGGCATGCACACCTGACCATTTCCAGCTTCTCTAACAAAACTCACAAAAGGTTACATGGTGGCCTTTTGCTGTTTTGTAATTGGCTGCTGAGGCTGGAAATGCTATTGATAGATTGAGATGGGGTGAAATGGTAGGTTGTTGAGGGAagcgagaaaaaaaaaaaagaacaagaagaataAGGAATGTATCAGATATTTACAGACTTGGGGCAGTTTTTCCTATTctgcctttttttgtgtgtgtactggggattgaacaccagggtgctctaccattgagctgcatcctcagccctttttatttcaaattttgagacagggtctcactaagtgaaaccaggctggcttcaaacttgggattctTCTATGTCAGCTCCCCCAAgtcgctggaattataggtgtgtgccaccatgcctggtaattctttctacttttaaaaaaacatttaactgctttatttatttattttttagttgtagttggatacaatacctttatttcacttatttctttttatgtggtgctgaggattgaacccagggtctcgcacatgcgaggcgagtgctctacccctgagccacagcctcagcccttaaCTGCATTATTGAGATTTGATTCACATACCATATAACTCACCTActtaaagtatacatttaaatGACTTTGAATATATTCACACTAGTGTGTGATTATCACAAttcattttagaacattttcatcaaccAGAGACTGTTCACCCATTAACAGTcattctccttctctccccccaccccaatcacccagccctgagcaaccactaatctactttctgtctctgtagatttgcctattctggacactTAATAtgatatgtggtcttttgtgactggcttctttcacttagaataaagtttttaaagttcAGCCATTTTATAGCACGtatcaatatttcatttctttttatgctgAACAACATTgaatgaatataccacattttcatttatGTGTTCATCATTTCACATTTGGGTTGTTTGTAGGTTGGGTTAATATAAATGATGTTGCTATGAACACTGTaggttttgtgtggacatgttCTCATTTCTCTTGAAATAAACatgagttgggcatggtggtgcatgcctctaatcccagagacttgggagactaaagcagtaggattgcaggtttgaagccagcctcagcaacttattgagactctgtctcacaaagaattggggatgtagcttagtagtataGCACCCTTgtcttcaatccctagtatttacctgcatgtgtgtgtgtgtgtgtgtgtgtgtgtgtgtgtgtgtgtact is a window encoding:
- the Tmem219 gene encoding insulin-like growth factor-binding protein 3 receptor isoform X1 translates to MAEKGNRHLLSICVAKLSTEVHTPLLPMGSCQAGHNLHLFLVHHPPLVCATLILLLLGLSGLGLGGYLLTHRTGLRSPDIPQDWVSFLRSFGQMTLCPMNGTVTGKWPGSHVVGLLTTLNFGDGPDRNKTQTFQTKIPGSQIGLKGSSAGELILITARVTTERTPGTCLYFSTVPGILPSSQPPISCSEEGAGNSTLSPKMGEECVRVWSHEGLVLTKLLTSEELALCGSRLLVLGFFLLLLCGLLCCVTAMCFHPRRESHWSRTRL